Proteins from a single region of Spodoptera frugiperda isolate SF20-4 chromosome 8, AGI-APGP_CSIRO_Sfru_2.0, whole genome shotgun sequence:
- the LOC118275791 gene encoding paired box protein Pax-1, protein MMLGGMDGKEYGALHAAAAAAGYAMDTDPSAAGMGNPGVAGSGTQQYGEVNQLGGVFVNGRPLPNAVRLRIVELAQLGIRPCDISRQLRVSHGCVSKILARYHETGSILPGAIGGSKPRVTTPKVVSYIKQLKAKDPGIFAWEIRDRLLADGVCDKYNVPSVSSISRILRNKLGGGALYPVPPLYPVPPQRCWPLHQPYDYYVYLQGRQHTAGNPHALPHPHQQPPPPHHAHAHAL, encoded by the exons CTGGGCGGCATGGACGGCAAGGAGTACGGGGCGCTGCACGCCGCAGCCGCCGCCGCGGGCTACGCGATGGATACCG ACCCGAGTGCGGCGGGTATGGGCAACCCGGGCGTGGCGGGCAGCGGCACGCAGCAGTACGGAGAGGTGAACCAGCTCGGCGGGGTCTTCGTCAACGGCAGACCGCTGCCCAACGCGGTGCGGCTGAGGATAGTCGAGCTGGCACAGCTTGGGATCAG GCCATGCGACATCAGCCGGCAGCTGCGAGTGTCGCACGGCTGCGTCTCCAAGATCCTGGCGCGCTACCACGAGACCGGCTCCATCCTGCCCGGAGCCATCGGCGGGTCGAAGCCCAGGGTCACCACACCTAAG GTGGTATCATACATAAAGCAACTGAAGGCGAAGGACCCTGGCATCTTCGCGTGGGAGATCCGGGACCGGCTGCTGGCGGACGGCGTGTGCGACAAGTACAACGTGCCGTCCGTGTCCAGCATCAGCCGCATCCTGCGCAACAAGCTGGGCGGCGGCGCGCTGTACCCCGTGCCGCCGCTCTACCCCGTGCCGCCGCAGCGCTGCTGGCCGCTGCACCAGCCCTACGACTACTACGTCTACCTACAG GGTCGTCAGCACACAGCAGGCAACCCCCACGCGCTGCCTCACCCCCATCAGCAGCCGCCCCCACCCCACCATGCGCATGCGCATGCCCTCTGA